In Fusarium oxysporum f. sp. lycopersici 4287 chromosome 11, whole genome shotgun sequence, the following are encoded in one genomic region:
- a CDS encoding hypothetical protein (At least one base has a quality score < 10) — protein MRFSWLWCPLLALGSALPEKKTDVSTYTNPVLPGWHSDPSCIQRDGLFLCVTSTFISFPGLPVYASRDLVNWRLISHVWNREKQLPGISWKTVGQQQGMYAPTIRYHKGTYYVICEYLGVGDIIGVIFKTTNPWDESSWSDPVTFKPTHIDPDLFWDDDGKVYCATHGITLQELDLETGKLSPELNIWNGTGGVWPEGPHIYKRDGYYYLMIAEGGTAEDHAITIARARKITGPYEAYKNNPILTNRGTSEYFQTVGHGDLFQDTKGNWWGLCLATRITAPGVSPMGREAVLFNGTWNKGEWPKLQPVRGRMPGNLLPKPTRNVPGDGPFNADPDNYNLKKAKNIPPHFVHHRVPREGAFSLSAKGLHIVPSRNNVTGSLLAGDEIELSGQRGLAFIGRRQTHTLFKYSVDIDFKPKSDDQEAGITVFRTQLDHIDLGIVRLPTKQGSNKKSKLAFRFRATGAQNVPAPKVLVSRYSFKKTIWSRRIRSLEAANATHYNLGASSRGGKTLNIATASASLVSGGMGQFVGSLLGPYATCNGKGSGVDCPKGGDVYVSQWTYKPVAQEIDHGVFVKSEL, from the coding sequence ATGCGCTTCTCTTGGTTATGGTGCCCACTTCTTGCGCTGGGAAGTGCTCTTCCTGAAAAGAAGACGGATGTTTCGACTTACACCAACCCGGTGCTTCCAGGATGGCACTCAGACCCATCATGCATCCAGAGAGATGGCCTCTTTCTCTGTGTCACTTCAACTTTCATCTCGTTCCCAGGCCTTCCCGTTTATGCTTCAAGAGACCTAGTCAACTGGCGTCTTATCAGCCATGTTTGGAATCGTGAGAAACAGCTCCCAGGCATCAGCTGGAAGACTGTTGGACAGCAGCAGGGGATGTACGCACCAACCATTCGATACCATAAGGGAACATACTACGTCATTTGCGAGTACCTAGGCGTTGGAGATATCATTGGTGTCATCTTCAAGACCACTAACCCCTGGGACGAAAGTAGCTGGAGTGACCCTGTTACCTTCAAGCCAACTCACATTGACCCCGATCTATTCTGGGACGACGATGGAAAGGTTTATTGTGCTACCCATGGCATCACTCTGCAGGAGCTTGATCTGGAAACAGGAAAGCTTAGCCCCGAGCTCAACATTTGGAACGGCACAGGCGGCGTATGGCCCGAGGGACCCCATATCTACAAGCGCGACGGTTACTACTATCTCATGATCGCCGAGGGTGGAACTGCTGAAGACCACGCTATCACCATCGCTCGAGCCCGCAAGATCACCGGTCCATATGAAGCATACAAGAACAACCCGATCTTGACCAACCGCGGAACATCTGAGTACTTCCAGACCGTCGGTCACGGTGACCTGTTCCAAGATACCAAGGGCAACTGGTGGGGTCTTTGTCTGGCTACTCGCATCACAGCGCCTGGAGTTTCACCCATGGGCCGTGAAGCCGTTCTCTTCAATGGCACATGGAACAAGGGCGAATGGCCCAAGTTGCAACCAGTTCGAGGCCGCATGCCTGGAAACCTTCTCCCAAAGCCGACGCGAAACGTTCCTGGAGATGGACCCTTCAACGCCGACCCAGATAACTACAACCTGAAGAAGGCTAAAAACATTCCACCTCACTTTGTTCATCACCGCGTCCCCAGAGAGGGTGCTTTCTCTCTGTCTGCCAAGGGTCTGCATATTGTGCCGAGTCGCAATAACGTTACCGGTAGCCTTCTAGCTGGAGACGAGATTGAGCTCTCAGGACAGCGGGGCTTGGCCTTCATTGGTCGTCGACAAACTCACACTCTCTTCAAGTATAGTGTCGATATCGACTTTAAGCCCAAGTCAGATGACCAGGAGGCTGGTATCACCGTTTTCCGAACGCAGCTCGATCATATTGACCTTGGCATTGTTCGTCTCCCAACCAAGCAAGGTAGCAACAAGAAGTCCAAGCTCGCGTTCAGATTCCGAGCCACTGGAGCTCAGAATGTTCCTGCACCAAAGGTACTTGTGTCACGTTACAGCTTCAAAAAAACGATATGGAGCAGACGTATTCGATCACTCGAGGCAGCAAACGCGACGCACTACAACCTTGGGGCATCAAGCCGCGGAGGTAAGACTCTCAACATCGCGACAGCATCGGCAAGTCTCGTTAGTGGAGGTATGGGTCAATTTGTCGGCAGCTTGCTTGGGCCTTATGCTACCTGCAACGGCAAAGGATCTGGAGTGGACTGTCCCAAAGGAGGCGATGTCTATGTGAGCCAATGGACCTACAAGCCAGTGGCCCAAGAGATTGACCATGGCGTTTTTGTCAAATCAGAATTGTAG
- a CDS encoding NAD(P)H dehydrogenase (quinone), translated as MLARKTALSPKHEAYHLLINMKVLVVLAHPEPQSFNGSLFQMSVNELEAQGHQVQTSDLYSMKWKSEIDRTDFPNLSTDARLKVAYASRDSYKTGNLTEDVKTEQEKLLWADMVLIHFPLWWYTMPAILKGWVERVFSMGFTYGVGEHSEKHYGDRYGEGVFAGKRAMLVVTIGGREEHYSARGIAGHIDDLLYPINHGVLYYPGFQVLPSHVVYQTDRLDQAGFEKEAETLREKLRHLDTIEPIPYRPQNGGDYEMPALTLKPGLEGKNATGFSIHIRDSGAAEGK; from the coding sequence ATGCTCGCCAGGAAGACAGCATTGAGCCCTAAGCACGAAGCAtaccatcttctcatcaacatgaaggTTCTCGTCGTGCTTGCCCACCCCGAGCCCCAGTCTTTCAATGGCTCTCTCTTCCAAATGTCCGTTAACGAGCTTGAAGCTCAGGGCCACCAAGTACAAACCTCAGACTTATACTCAATGAAATGGAAATCCGAGATCGATCGTACAGACTTTCCTAATCTCTCAACCGATGCCCGTCTCAAGGTTGCATACGCATCGAGGGATTCATACAAAACAGGAAATCTTACAGAAGACGTCAAGACCGAACAAGAAAAGCTGCTCTGGGCTGACATGGTCCTGATTCACTTTCCCCTCTGGTGGTATACCATGCCTGCTATTCTCAAAGGCTGGGTCGAGAGAGTGTTCTCCATGGGCTTCACATATGGAGTTGGCGAGCATAGCGAGAAGCATTATGGCGATAGATATGGCGAAGGAGTGTTTGCCGGGAAGCGAGCGATGCTTGTCGTTACTATCGGGGGTCGTGAAGAGCACTACTCGGCTCGCGGAATTGCTGGACATATTGACGACTTACTCTACCCCATCAACCATGGCGTGCTGTACTACCCCGGATTCCAGGTTCTTCCATCTCATGTCGTCTATCAAACGGACAGGCTAGACCAGGCTGGTTTCGAGAAGGAGGCAGAGACGCTCCGTGAAAAGCTGAGGCATTTGGATACCATAGAGCCTATACCTTACAGGCCGCAAAATGGCGGTGACTATGAGATGCCGGCCTTGACTCTCAAACCCGGTCTGGAGGGGAAGAACGCGACGGGGTTCTCAATCCATATTCGCGACAGCGGAGCAGCTGAGGGCAAGTGA